The genomic stretch TTGTACTGAAAAttgttatatttgatttttttaacagATCAGGATCCTCATGACCAGCCAAAGAGAAGAAGAATTAGGAAGcataagtcaaagaaaaaattaaaaaatcccaGCAGTGTTCTTGTAGAACAAgcagaattagagaaaacagcAGAGTCCGTTACAGGAGAAATTTCAGCGACAGCACACAGACGGGCCCAcgataagcaaaaataaaaaaaaataacaaaaaaaacaaacaacaaaaaaaggaaactgaaaagaaacagcaaattaaaaggaagaaagcagCGGGCTTGGCAACAAAGGCTGCTGGTGTCAGCTTCATGTACCAGCCAGAGGACGGCAGCAGTGAAGGGGAAGGCATGGGAGTGGCTGGTGAGGGGGGAGGTGCGGACGCCAGCGAGGAAGACCCGACACCGGCCAGGGAGGAAGACATTAAAGACgccggggaggagggaggtgtgGACTCCTGGGAGGAAGACCCAACACCGGCCAGGGAGGAGGACGGTGCGGACTCTGGGAAGGAAGACCCGACACTGGCCGGGGAGGAGGATGGTGCCGACACCAGCGAGGAAGATCCGATACCGGCCGGGGAGGACGATGGTGCAGACGCCGGGGAGGAAGATGATACAGTTACCGATGAAAAGGCAGCTAGTGTTCTAAATTTTTTGAAGTCAACacaggaaatgtatttttatgacGGTATGTTTTTTACTATTTTGCATAGAGACATCCacttaaaagtttattaaaagaaagaaatatgctgaaatgtgaaaacatacattaaaaatattcaatgtaAATAATTAGTTATAAGGCAAAGATCAGAGTATTTACGTGCTTTCCACTGATGATGTGGACGGGCATGTGCCCCTGGCATATCCAGAGAAGCAATGTGGCGGCCGTGGCCTGTGCCAAGAACAGGCTGGCCCCGTGTCCTCCATGCCTCTAAGGTCAGGTTTTGGAGTGTGTTGGCATCCAGGCTGTTTTTCTAAACAAGAGATAAATCGAAATTAGAGGTTTTGATGAGCTGAGCTCACCTTCATAAGCAGACTGAGAGGTGAAGGAAACACAGCTTGCGCCTTTAGGacagatttcattttctcttccacgTGGAATGGATGCGTGATTTCTCAGCAAACATTTTTGTGCAGTTGTTTGTATGGACATAAGGAAAGTAAGCACAGGTTTAATGTCACAGATGGCGCTTGCTTACATCTGCACTCCGCTTTGTCGACAGCTGACCTAGGGACACGGGGTTGCCCCAGAACAAAGATACGCACCAGGGATGGCTTCCTGGCTTTtttgtctgtaattttttttaatactttttaattttgtgggtataGGTGTCTTTTTAATGATGTTACCAGCAGGTTCAGGTTAATGTGGGTTTAGCAGATCCAGATTTAAGCAGGGCATTTGATGGTGTTCTTATGAACAAGGTTAAGAAGTATCAGCTATGTAATAATTGGGGAATTAAGTAACTGATTTTTAACAGTGATGCAGAAGTACCATTTTTAATAGATTGGTTTCAGTACGAAGAGCACTCTATCCTCTTCCTCTTTAGCATGTTTCTCAGCAGATTATATTAACAAATTGAAAACACATCCAGATGGCACATCAGGAAGACGTGGCTAAGACATTGCAAAGTAGAGTAGAATT from Rhinopithecus roxellana isolate Shanxi Qingling unplaced genomic scaffold, ASM756505v1 contig4395, whole genome shotgun sequence encodes the following:
- the LOC115896017 gene encoding glutamate-rich protein 1-like isoform X1 gives rise to the protein MYQPEDGSSEGEGMGVAGEGGGADASEEDPTPAREEDIKDAGEEGGVDSWEEDPTPAREEDGADSGKEDPTLAGEEDGADTSEEDPIPAGEDDGADAGEEDDTVTDEKAASVLNFLKSTQEMYFYDGVSRDAASAALADAAEELLDRLASHSMPPSDVSILHHLKTLLLLQDTERLKRALEMFPEHCTMPPGKYRTIYSRSCLRYSHRGLPLKDLHATKTAMSWKI
- the LOC115896017 gene encoding glutamate-rich protein 1-like isoform X2, whose protein sequence is MYQPEDGSSEGEGMGVAGEGGGADASEEDPTPAREEDIKDAGEEGGVDSWEEDPTPAREEDGADSGKEDPTLAGEEDGADTSEEDPIPAGEDDGADAGEEDDTVTDEKAASVLNFLKSTQEMYFYDEMQLQPPSPMPLRNCWTVLHHTACRPQTCPSCTT